The Rothia sp. SD9660Na DNA segment CTGAAGGGGGAGCCGGGGCCGGGCGTCCGCGCTCGCGGTGAGCGAGCTAAGGACGCGGGCTAGCGGTTTGTGAGGACTAGGCGGCGGGGGTCTTCCAGGGGTCCTCAACGGGGCGAGAAGCCTTGAAGGCAGCCGCACCGGCAATAGCGCCAGCAACGATCAGGCCGAAGACCAGCAGGCCCTTGTTGCCGCCCTTAGCGGCCTTCTTCTGCTCCTTGGCGTAGCCCTTAGCAGCCTTAACGGCGGCCTTCTGAGCCTTCTTCAGGGCCTTCTTGTCGCCGGTAACCTTAGCGGCAACGGTCTCAACCTGGGTGGGAACCTCAGCGTCAGAGAGCTTGTCTGCAACGGTGGTGGCAACGTCAGCGGCCTTAACGCGGGCGGTTGCTACAGCGTTTTCAACGGCGGGGGTGACGTCGTCGATGGTGTGCTGAATCTTATCGGCCAGGGTGGACTGGACCTTCTCCAGCTTCTTGGAGCTGTCCTTAGCAACAGACTGGGTCGCCTTTGAGATGTTCTTACCCTGCTTCTCAGCAGCCTTCTGCAACGCTGAAACCTTCTTGCCAGTCAGCTTCTCGGCGCGAGCAGCCTTCTTCTCGGCCAGGGCGGTCAGCTTGTCAGCCTTCTTGCCGGTGTTCTTAGCGGCCTTTGAGAAGAACTTCTCTGCCTGCTTCTGAGCTTTCTTAGCCTTGCTCTTCTTGCACAGTGCCATGGGTGTTTCCTCCATGTGTGGGGCTGCCCCTCACCTAACCCGTGAGTTCGAGTAGAGCGCGGTGGCAAGCAACTTACATTTAGTATCAGCTTACTTTCTAAAACCGTAAAAGTGCTTTGAGACGGCGCAAAAATCCTCGTGTTTCTCTGCTCGCTAAAGTTAAGGGCTTCTGAAGAGTGCGCGGACGCCGGGGCGCGCCTGCGCGAATGCGACGTGAATTCCCGAGCGGGTGGTGTTTGAACGGACGTTCGGGACGGAGAGTCACACTCGTGGGATATGCGGTTCTAAATCTTTCTAAGGCGTTCTAAAATATTTTTTAGAACGCCTTAGAAAGATTTAGAAAGCAGCAAACGATGAATCAAGACCTCAATCCCTTCACCCCCGGAGCAGGGCTCACACCGCCTGAACTCACAGGTCGAGACCAAGAAATCATCGACTTCGACAGGCTCGTAGCCCGCAGCAAAATGCGCCTGACCGATAGAGGGCTTATGCTCTACGGTCTAAGCGGAGTCGGTAAAACCGTCCTGCTTCGCAGACTAGAAACCCATGCAGAACGCTCCGGTTGGCTCACCCTCAGACTCGAAGGGAGCCTTACTTCCTCTGCCCAAAAACAGCTTCGTATCAAACTCGCACGAGATCTTGCCCAGCAGACCAGAGTAGCCACCCAAGGGCACACTGGAAGTGCAATACAGCGAGCAATCGCCTCTATTGCAGAACTATCACTGACGCTGGGCTTTGCCCAAGCCCGCCTAGTGCTCAAACCCAAGACTGACGAACCCGCCTTCACCACCGGCGTCCTCGATATAGACTTCCCCGAAGCAATCTTGAACCTGGCAGAAGCCCTCAAAGAACTTCCCCAGCCTAAAGCTATCGGTTTTTTCATTGACGAAATCCAAGACCTCGACAGTGAACTGCTCGATATGCTCCTGACCACCCAGCATGAGGCGGGACAAAGGGAACTACCTTTTTACATCATCGGGGCTGGTCTACCCTCAGTTCCCACCCGTCTAGGGGAAATCAAAACCTACGCTGAACGCCTCTTTAGCTACCGCGAAATAGGTGCTCTTACCCCGGATGCGA contains these protein-coding regions:
- a CDS encoding ATP-binding protein yields the protein MNQDLNPFTPGAGLTPPELTGRDQEIIDFDRLVARSKMRLTDRGLMLYGLSGVGKTVLLRRLETHAERSGWLTLRLEGSLTSSAQKQLRIKLARDLAQQTRVATQGHTGSAIQRAIASIAELSLTLGFAQARLVLKPKTDEPAFTTGVLDIDFPEAILNLAEALKELPQPKAIGFFIDEIQDLDSELLDMLLTTQHEAGQRELPFYIIGAGLPSVPTRLGEIKTYAERLFSYREIGALTPDATRRAFIEPIRRPGGHIVASALEKATVASQGYPYFIQQYGQAIWNSAAQQTITDDDVLAGLAVGRSELDSGFYLTRWQRTTDAEQDYLVAMARVMKGQAARTGEIAETLDKTANGTSVVRKSLIEKGLVYSPGVGQLAFTVPGMQDFVLRQAGQV